The Chryseobacterium phocaeense genome includes the window GGCGGCCCGTTATCACACCAATATCAAGGTGCAGGCATTACTTCCCACGGAAACCGTTATTGCTCACGCACAGAAAGCTAAAGACAGCGGCTCATCCCGTTTCTGCATGGCTGCTGCATGGCGTGAAGTAAGGAACAACCGGGATTTCGACAGGGTAATTGATATGGTAAAAGGGGTTAATGAATTGGGACTGGAAGTCTGCTGTACTCTGGGAATGCTCACCGAAGAACAGGCGATACGCCTTCAGGAAGCAGGTTTATATGCCTATAATCACAATCTGGATACTTCCGAACAATACTATGAAGAAATCATTTCAACCCGAACTTTTGATAACAGGATTAACACCATTAATAATGTAAGAAAAGCCGGAATTACAGTGTGTTCGGGAGGAATTATCGGATTGGGAGAAACGCACAGAGACCGTATCTCAATGCTTTTAACCCTGGCCACCATGCCGAAACATCCGGAATCTGTTCCTATCAATGCACTGGCGAGGGTAGCAGGGACACCGCTTGAAGATAATGAGAAGGTGGATACATGGGAAATGGTAAGAATGATTGCTACCGCAAGAATTGTAATGCCTTCCTCCATGGTAAGACTAAGTGCAGGACGTATTGAAATGTCCGAAACAGAACAGGCCTGGTGCTTTATGGCAGGAGCCAATTCTATTTTCACAGGAGAAAGGGAAACCTTGCTGGTCACTCCTAATCCCGGCGTTTCTGAAGACATGCAGATGCTGGAAAAACTGGGTCTGAAGCCGATGAAAGTGAAAGAGAATTCTTGTTGCTAGTTTTGTTGGCATGAGTTATAAGTTATTAATTATGAGTGATGAGTTGGGTTGCCAGTTGCTAGTTGTTAGTTGTGAAATCCGGGATTCGGGTTATAGCTAAGGAATAGAGCTTCTTCTCTATATTATCATTTTACAACCAGCTTATCATCATAAATACATTTTACATAAATACTTTAATACATCAATACATGAATACATTAACACAAACCTCTCTTACCGAAAGGGATAAAGCGGTCAACTGGCATCCCTACACCCAGATGAAAAGCGCGGGAGATCCTGTTTCTATTATGAAAGGAAAGGGAGTTTATCTGTATGATGACGAAGGGAAAAAATATATTGATGCCGTTTCATCATGGTGGGTGACTTTACACGGGCATGCCCATCCTTATATTGCAGAAAGGGTCTTCCGGCAGCTCAATACCCTGGAGCAGGTTATTTTTGCAGGTTTT containing:
- the bioB gene encoding biotin synthase BioB produces the protein MDQKTTVRNNWTKEEIEEIYHQPLLELIYKASTVHREWHDPSEVQISTLLSIKTGGCPEDCSYCGQAARYHTNIKVQALLPTETVIAHAQKAKDSGSSRFCMAAAWREVRNNRDFDRVIDMVKGVNELGLEVCCTLGMLTEEQAIRLQEAGLYAYNHNLDTSEQYYEEIISTRTFDNRINTINNVRKAGITVCSGGIIGLGETHRDRISMLLTLATMPKHPESVPINALARVAGTPLEDNEKVDTWEMVRMIATARIVMPSSMVRLSAGRIEMSETEQAWCFMAGANSIFTGERETLLVTPNPGVSEDMQMLEKLGLKPMKVKENSCC